One segment of Anopheles stephensi strain Indian chromosome 3, UCI_ANSTEP_V1.0, whole genome shotgun sequence DNA contains the following:
- the LOC118513120 gene encoding uncharacterized protein LOC118513120 has product MPAGDKQQKQLQQLQRLYRDSLRSIDIYEEFVNNYDPARDSDQVPVQLEQLEEVKNAFTDARAQLLIEESSVEDEMWNDQRTFMTKYMKVKGFLCAQQRVDATNLVASSTFQTSVTHTPLRLPEINLPSFDGDATKWLTFKDRFTSMVHEVIELPDVTKLQYLLTALKGSAATPYDHTQLVAENYESTWKSLLQRFDDSKRIKREYFKALYQLESMNGSSAEELARLVNETRRLVRGMERLNEPVNQWDTPLTSLILYKLDSASLMAWEQYSADHEADTYKRMIEFCEKRVKILSSCTTHTTNAVDTRPARVVGSSSPRSYAAARQKKESATFLACAAQTPKAASNTCPVCKADHNVAKCTSFRSMDLSQRQTVAKEARLCFSCLRRGHSIRFCRMHGRCLNCNGRHNTLLCIKQGEFPVSTSSETSALPISATLQDKVEKPQKTVWLSTALILVEGVNGSTIPARALLDMGAQSNFMSERLVQQLKLKKERVHKPLSGVGTVALTANNLVSTTVKSRTTTFVKRLEFLVLARVTANFPSRYVKVEGWNVPSGLELADPSFYQPGSIDLLLGAEVFADMLKQGQIKLAPHLPKLLETHLGWIVSGTVFEHPKGSIDEAHIACCAVEDDSFDTAMKRLVMLEDLPTERIRSKEEEQCERSYQETTYQNEEGRYVVQLLKRFDWKTLGESKETALKRFMAMERRRKSDCRLDDAYKAFMKEYLDLKHMSYLGTYAEIDTNNLRPSFFLPHHAVWKTDSTTTKCRVVFDASCKTTSGRSLNDVLLTGPQLQDDVVSIQLRFRMKLVAVVADVEKMYRQILVKDCDKALQRILWRSDANEPIAVYELNTVTYGTACAPFLAIRTLQRIFDDHGTKFPKAMACKADFYVDDLLSGATTTRDAQEMAGQLNKLLSCGGFSLRKWASNCPEALKDIPEDQRATNPQHELAAETSSLSTLGLLWTPESDILQVQVKLPIQESKCTKRQVLACIARIYDPLGFIDPVKMKAKLFMQQIWMLKGTDKRAWPWDEELPEQLARDWMSFFMQLHLLEKVRIPRVVIQSDTLSMQYHLFCDASEKGYGACCYVRSVSTRGEVLVRLMISKSKVTPLSQRMTIARLELCGALLASRLYEQVKQAIGRDEPTFLWTDSMTTWHWIHSPPSRWKTFVANRVSKIQNLTEGASWRHVPGVVNPADVVSRGCDPATFMESTSWWSGPKWLASTEENWPTVPESKTLETGEERSNELILSSLDEEGFIDHLFTRYGSYSKLRMVVGYCLRFIHALRMRVSSSKVQPKFGEGLSTAERQQAEWVLCRLAQRNSFNREWKDLNAKKPVHRASHLRGYQPFIDSNGLIRINGRLQHASLSPDAKQPIVIPKKHPLAILLAEYYHRKNLHAGPQMMLTRIRQRFWLLDGRSVVRKVFHQCVRCFRCKPKAVTQPMASLPKNRVTEARPFSVAGVDYCGPVWVKAQSRRAAPIKAFVAVFVCFITRAVHIELVSDLSTPAFLAALRRFVSRRGLVSELYSDNGTNFRGAANELHRLYELLNSPDDRREISSWCAENQISWKFIPPRTPHFGGLWEAAVRSMKHHLIRVIGNASMSYEDMTTLLSEVEACLNSRPLTILSNHPTDPEVLTPGHFLTGSHLQHVVEVDLKDVPENRVNHWRLVQKRLQHFWERWRLEYMQQLNGKHKWDCIATKIVPGTVVLLREDNVAPMKWPLAIITEVYPGSDGIVRVVKVRTAQGNEIKRPTVRICIIPNQERQMAHDGS; this is encoded by the coding sequence atgcctGCAGGGGACAAGCAACAGAAACAAttacagcagctgcagcgcttATATCGCGATAGTTTGCGTAGCATTGACATTTACGAAGAGTTTGTGAACAATTACGATCCAGCCAGAGATAGTGACCAGGTCCCAGTGCAATTAGAACAGTTAGAGGAagtgaaaaatgcatttacaGATGCTCGAGCACAGTTACTCATCGAAGAGTCAAGCGTCGAAGACGAAATGTGGAATGATCAAAGGACATTCATGACAAAATATATGAAGGTGAAGGGTTTTTTGTGCGCACAACAACGAGTAGATGCAACAAATCTTGTGGCTAGCAGTACGTTTCAAACATCAGTGACGCATACACCATTACGACTTCCCGAAATCAATCTGCCTTCATTCGACGGCGATGCAACGAAATGGCTCACTTTTAAAGATCGTTTTACCTCTATGGTTCATGAAGTGATAGAACTCCCAGATGTAACAAAACTGCAGTATCTGTTGACGGCGTTGAAGGGAAGTGCAGCAACACCATACGATCATACGCAGTTAGTAGCAGAAAACTACGAGTCAACATGGAAATCATTGCTACAGCGTTTTGATGATTCTAAGAGAATAAAACGAGAATATTTCAAGGCACTTTACCAACTGGAGTCTATGAACGGGTCAAGCGCTGAGGAGTTGGCACGTCTTGTAAATGAGACCAGGCGGCTGGTACGAGGGATGGAGAGGTTGAATGAGCCGGTAAATCAATGGGACACTCCGCTTACAAGTTTGATTCTCTACAAGCTAGATTCTGCTTCTTTGATGGCCTGGGAACAATATTCTGCCGATCATGAGGCAGACACGTATAAACGTATGATTGAGTTCTGCGAGAAACGAGTGAAAATACTAAGTagctgcaccacacacacaacgaacgCTGTAGACACAAGGCCGGCAAGGGTGGTCGGCAGTTCATCACCACGTAGTTATGCAGCAGCGCgtcagaagaaagaaagtgcGACCTTTTTAGCATGTGCAGCACAAACTCCCAAGGCAGCCTCTAATACCTGTCCGGTCTGCAAGGCTGATCATAATGTGGCGAAGTGCACCTCATTCAGAAGCATGGACTTGTCCCAAAGGCAGACGGTTGCGAAGGAAGCTAGGTTATGCTTCAGCTGCTTAAGAAGAGGACATTCTATACGATTTTGCAGAATGCATGGCAGATGTTTAAACTGCAATGGAAGGCATAACACTTTATTGTGTATCAAGCAGGGAGAGTTTCCAGTATCAACAAGCTCAGAGACATCAGCGCTGCCAATTAGTGCGACACTTCAGGACAAGGTAGAGAAGCCACAAAAAACCGTCTGGTTGTCAACAGCTCTTATTTTGGTAGAAGGGGTTAATGGTTCTACGATTCCTGCACGAGCCCTCCTGGACATGGGAGCCCAGTCTAACTTTATGTCCGAAAGATTGGTTCAGCAGCTAAAACTAAAGAAGGAACGAGTTCACAAGCCGCTGTCAGGAGTGGGAACCGTTGCATTGACCGCGAACAATTTGGTTTCGACAACTGTCAAATCTAGAACAACCACATTTGTTAAGAGGCTGGAGTTTTTAGTACTGGCAAGGGTAACAGCTAACTTCCCATCGAGATACGTGAAAGTCGAAGGCTGGAATGTTCCATCAGGATTGGAATTGGCAGATCCATCATTCTACCAGCCTGGATCAATAGATCTTTTATTGGGGGCGGAAGTGTTTGCCGATATGTTGAAGCAAGGTCAGATCAAACTCGCGCCCCACTTACCCAAGCTACTCGAAACTCATCTTGGATGGATAGTTAGTGGCACTGTGTTTGAGCATCCTAAAGGAAGTATTGATGAAGCCCATATTGCGTGCTGTGCTGTTGAAGACGATAGTTTTGATACGGCAATGAAGCGGTTGGTGATGCTGGAAGACCTTCCAACAGAAAGAATTCGCTCAAAGGAAGAGGAACAATGCGAGCGCAGCTACCAAGAAACAACATACCAGAACGAGGAAGGCAGATACGTGGTTCAGCTGCTCAAACGGTTCGATTGGAAGACACTTGGAGAATCCAAAGAAACTGCACTGAAAAGGTTCATGGCTATGGAAAGGCGAAGAAAATCGGACTGCAGGCTCGACGACGCTTACAAAGCCTTTATGAAAGAGTACCTTGATCTTAAACACATGTCATATTTGGGTACGTATGCAGAAATCGATACAAATAACTTAagaccttctttctttcttccacatcatgcGGTTTGGAAAAcggacagcaccaccactaaATGCAGAGTTGTATTCGACGCATCATGTAAAACAACTTCTGGTCGGTCCCTGAATGATGTGCTATTAACCGGTCCGCAACTACAAGACGACGTTGTATCGATACAGCTGCGATTTCGGATGAAACTAGTAGCTGTAGTGGCagatgtggaaaaaatgtatcgtcAGATACTCGTGAAGGACTGCGATAAGGCATTGCAACGAATTTTGTGGCGCAGCGATGCTAATGAGCCGATAGCAGTGTACGAGTTGAACACGGTCACATACGGCACGGCCTGTGCTCCGTTCTTAGCCATCCGAACCCTGCAGCGAATCTTTGATGATCATGGCACCAAGTTTCCGAAGGCAATGGCATGCAAGGCAGATTTTTACGTCGATGATTTGCTGTCCGGTGCAACGACAACACGTGATGCACAAGAAATGGCCGGGCAGTTAAATAAGTTACTTTCGTGCGGAGGATTCAGTTTAAGAAAGTGGGCATCCAATTGCCCAGAAGCGCTGAAAGATATTCCGGAAGATCAAAGAGCAACCAACCCACAGCATGAATTGGCAGCCGAGACCAGCTCTCTTTCGACGCTTGGATTATTGTGGACACCTGAATCGGATATTTTACAAGTCCAGGTTAAGCTACCGATACAGGAGAGCAAATGCACGAAACGACAGGTGCTAGCATGTATTGCACGTATCTACGATCCACTCGGCTTCATAGATCCGGTTAAGATGAAGGCCAAGCTTTTTATGCAGCAAATTTGGATGTTGAAGGGAACAGATAAGCGCGCTTGGCCATGGGATGAAGAACTCCCGGAACAGTTGGCTCGAGATTGGATGTCATTTTTTATGCAGCTACATCTCTTGGAAAAGGTACGCATTCCACGGGTAGTTATTCAGAGTGATACGTTATCGATGCAGTATCACCTGTTCTGCGATGCATCAGAGAAAGGCTACGGTGCGTGCTGCTACGTTCGAAGTGTCTCGACCAGAGGAGAGGTGTTAGTTCGACTGATGATTTCAAAATCCAAGGTGACACCGTTATCTCAGAGGATGACCATTGCACGTTTGGAGCTCTGTGGCGCGTTACTGGCAAGCAGATTGTACGAGCAAGTAAAACAGGCAATTGGCCGCGATGAGCCTACATTCCTGTGGACCGATTCGATGACCACTTGGCATTGGATTCATTCCCCTCCAAGTCGGTGGAAGACATTTGTTGCGAATCGGGTTTCGAAGATTCAAAACCTTACGGAAGGAGCCAGCTGGAGACATGTGCCTGGAGTGGTGAATCCAGCCGATGTGGTGTCTAGAGGCTGCGATCCTGCAACGTTTATGGAGTCAACATCATGGTGGTCGGGGCCAAAATGGTTGGCATCGACAGAAGAAAATTGGCCAACAGTACCGGAGTCTAAGACTCTGGAGACGGGTGAAGAACGTTCCAACGAGTTAATACTTTCTTCACTGGATGAAGAAGGATTTATTGACCATTTGTTCACCCGTTACGGATCATACTCAAAACTTCGCATGGTAGTTGGGTACTGTTTGCGGTTTATACATGCTTTGCGAATGAGAGTAAGCAGCTCAAAGGTCCAGCCTAAGTTTGGTGAGGGCCTTTCAACGGCAGAACGGCAGCAGGCAGAATGGGTATTGTGTCGATTGGCTCAACGTAACTCGTTTAATAGAGAATGGAAGGATTTAAACGCCAAGAAACCAGTTCATCGAGCGTCACATCTTCGAGGGTACCAACCATTCATCGACAGCAATGGTTTAATTCGGATAAACGGCAGATTGCAACATGCATCTCTATCACCTGATGCCAAACAGCCCATAGTGATACCGAAAAAACACCCGTTGGCAATCCTGTTAGCTGAGTACTACCACCGGAAAAACCTGCATGCTGGTCCACAGATGATGCTTACCAGAATAAGGCAACGATTTTGGCTGTTGGATGGACGATCGGTGGTGAGAAAGGTATTTCATCAATGCGTGCGCTGTTTCAGATGCAAACCTAAGGCAGTCACTCAACCGATGGCGAGTCTTCCGAAAAACAGAGTGACTGAGGCGAGACCGTTCTCTGTAGCTGGCGTCGATTATTGCGGTCCTGTTTGGGTGAAGGCACAATCGCGGAGGGCCGCCCCTATAAAGGCTTTCGTTGcagtatttgtgtgttttattacgCGTGCCGTCCACATCGAGCTCGTGTCGGATTTGAGTACACCAGCGTTCCTAGCTGCATTAAGGCGATTCGTATCGAGAAGAGGCTTGGTATCGGAGTTATACTCTGACAACGGTACGAACTTCAGGGGAGCTGCGAACGAGCTACACCGCCTATACGAGCTGCTCAATTCTCCTGATGACCGAAGGGAGATCTCATCTTGGTGTGCCGAGAACCAGATATCGTGGAAGTTCATCCCACCCCGGACTCCACATTTTGGCGGATTGTGGGAGGCTGCAGTGCGTTCTATGAAGCACCATTTGATTCGCGTCATCGGAAATGCGTCAATGTCTTATGAAGACATGACAACGTTGCTATCGGAAGTAGAAGCATGCCTTAACTCAAGACCTCTAACGATTCTTTCTAATCATCCCACAGATCCAGAAGTACTCACCCCTGGACACTTCCTAACTGGCTCGC